In a single window of the Terriglobus roseus genome:
- a CDS encoding DUF6580 family putative transport protein: protein MAFFVLLIAVLSRVVPHLLHTTGGNVTCVGAGLLYFGASLRGRNRALALFAVLAMAATDWWLTIYAYGYPFHISGYVVTWLWYAAVCLGASALLQRKSVMRLGLAALASSTSFFLLSNGMVWLRGNMYDHTAAGLTQCYVAGLPFYRNDLASTLVFTAIFFLLPSIATVKGWAQAMGNHGATAA from the coding sequence ATGGCATTCTTTGTGCTTCTGATCGCCGTCCTCAGCCGTGTGGTGCCGCATTTGTTGCATACCACTGGCGGCAATGTGACGTGCGTCGGTGCGGGTCTGCTGTATTTCGGGGCCAGCCTGCGTGGCCGTAACCGGGCCCTGGCGCTGTTCGCCGTGCTGGCGATGGCGGCAACCGACTGGTGGCTGACCATCTATGCCTATGGGTACCCCTTTCACATCTCCGGCTATGTCGTCACCTGGCTTTGGTACGCTGCTGTCTGCCTGGGCGCATCCGCGCTGTTGCAGCGCAAGTCGGTAATGCGACTGGGCCTCGCTGCGCTGGCATCGTCGACGAGCTTCTTCCTTTTGAGTAACGGCATGGTGTGGCTGCGTGGCAACATGTACGACCATACGGCCGCCGGCCTGACCCAGTGCTACGTGGCTGGTCTGCCGTTTTACCGGAATGACCTGGCATCCACGCTGGTCTTCACGGCGATCTTCTTCCTTCTTCCGTCGATCGCCACCGTCAAGGGATGGGCGCAGGCGATGGGCAATCACGGCGCTACCGCCGCATAA
- a CDS encoding 7-carboxy-7-deazaguanine synthase QueE: protein MRLIELYKSVQGESSFTGVPCIFVRFAGCNLRCAWCDSEYTFTGGKPFTEDEVIAQIEALAPCPLIEFTGGEPMLHERELLPLMHRLLADTTTKYTLMMETSGERPLGEVPREVHKIVDVKCPGSGSAFGSFRTSNLDALTARDEVKFVLRDRVDYEFARDFIREHLASKIADGTVGHILLSPAFLKAPSILRTADNMELDGRELVDWMLADGLPARLSLQIHKFVWEPQKKGV from the coding sequence ATGCGCCTGATTGAACTCTACAAATCCGTGCAGGGGGAATCGTCGTTCACCGGCGTGCCGTGTATCTTCGTGCGCTTTGCGGGCTGCAACCTGCGGTGCGCATGGTGTGACTCCGAGTACACCTTTACCGGCGGTAAGCCGTTTACCGAGGATGAGGTTATCGCGCAGATTGAGGCGCTGGCGCCCTGCCCTCTGATTGAGTTCACGGGCGGCGAACCCATGTTGCACGAGCGGGAATTGCTGCCGTTGATGCATCGCCTGCTGGCCGATACGACCACGAAGTACACCCTGATGATGGAGACGAGCGGCGAGCGCCCGCTTGGCGAAGTTCCCAGGGAAGTACACAAGATCGTGGATGTGAAGTGCCCCGGCAGCGGCAGTGCGTTCGGCTCCTTCCGCACCAGCAACCTGGATGCGCTCACCGCGCGCGACGAGGTGAAATTCGTCCTTCGGGATCGGGTGGATTACGAATTCGCGCGTGACTTCATCCGGGAACACCTTGCATCGAAGATCGCGGACGGTACAGTGGGCCACATTCTTTTGTCGCCCGCGTTTCTGAAGGCGCCATCGATCCTGCGCACGGCCGACAACATGGAGCTGGACGGCCGCGAACTGGTGGACTGGATGCTGGCGGATGGATTGCCCGCGCGACTATCGCTGCAGATCCATAAGTTCGTTTGGGAGCCACAGAAAAAAGGCGTTTAG
- a CDS encoding FAD-dependent oxidoreductase — MAAKQQDVIIVGAGPTGLALAAELRRLGVNAMLFEKESYAGTTSRATVVHARTLEVLEPLGISKRLIDNGLILHTAHLREGSEIKATISFDDLPTAYSYILVCTQDRTESVLTQRLQELGGHVTRCIDVTSLAHTPDSVTLTYTAAGVLVQDITAGWVVGCDGLHSIVRQAAGIAFEGGDYEESFILADVEMDWPLGRDAMELFLHEAGLTLVVALPGGLYRIIATVADAPKHPTISDCQKILNERTVPGAVVHNVHWSSRFRIQHRVARKLRQGRILIAGDAAHVHSPAGGQGMNTGIQDATTLAAALHQAIATGDESGIAKWEAERLKIARNVVSTTDTMTKLAATSSPVMHAVRDAVLGLVGHVPVLGHAVARRLSEIDNK, encoded by the coding sequence ATGGCGGCGAAACAACAGGATGTGATCATAGTGGGCGCTGGCCCCACCGGTCTGGCGTTGGCCGCGGAGCTTCGCCGGCTGGGCGTGAATGCGATGCTCTTCGAGAAAGAGTCGTACGCCGGCACCACTTCGCGTGCAACGGTCGTACATGCCCGTACGCTTGAGGTGCTGGAACCTCTGGGCATCTCGAAGCGACTCATCGACAACGGCCTGATCCTGCATACGGCGCACCTGCGTGAGGGCTCGGAGATCAAGGCGACCATCAGCTTTGATGATTTGCCCACAGCATACAGCTACATCCTGGTGTGCACGCAGGACCGCACGGAGTCCGTGCTGACCCAGCGGCTGCAGGAGCTGGGCGGTCACGTCACTCGCTGCATCGACGTCACATCGTTGGCGCATACACCCGACTCCGTCACGCTGACGTACACGGCCGCGGGCGTCCTGGTACAGGACATCACCGCAGGCTGGGTGGTTGGTTGCGACGGGCTGCACAGCATCGTGCGCCAAGCCGCCGGCATCGCCTTCGAAGGCGGCGATTACGAAGAGAGCTTCATCCTCGCCGATGTCGAGATGGATTGGCCGCTGGGCCGCGACGCGATGGAACTCTTCCTGCATGAGGCGGGCCTGACGCTCGTGGTCGCTCTGCCGGGTGGCCTGTATCGCATCATCGCCACGGTTGCGGACGCACCGAAGCATCCCACGATCTCCGACTGCCAGAAGATTTTGAACGAGCGCACCGTTCCCGGCGCTGTCGTGCACAACGTGCATTGGTCTTCACGTTTTCGCATTCAGCATCGCGTTGCGCGCAAGCTGAGGCAGGGCCGGATCCTCATCGCAGGTGATGCAGCGCATGTGCATTCGCCCGCCGGCGGACAGGGTATGAATACCGGTATCCAAGACGCAACGACGCTCGCCGCTGCTCTGCATCAGGCCATCGCAACGGGCGACGAGAGCGGCATCGCGAAGTGGGAGGCGGAGCGGCTGAAGATCGCTCGCAACGTTGTCAGCACGACAGACACCATGACGAAGCTCGCGGCAACGTCGTCGCCGGTGATGCATGCGGTGCGGGATGCAGTGCTTGGCCTGGTTGGCCATGTACCGGTGCTGGGACACGCGGTCGCGCGGCGACTTTCGGAAATCGATAACAAGTAA
- the queD gene encoding 6-carboxytetrahydropterin synthase QueD, translating into MYEVTVEAHFSSGHFLREYYGKCENPHGHNYRVLVTLAGAELEPNGLLLDFKILKDILRPVVNYLDHHMINELPPFDVVNPSAENLAKYFFDETNLRLSEITGGRVRVKQSTIFETDTSQATYYE; encoded by the coding sequence ATGTACGAAGTCACCGTAGAGGCCCATTTTTCATCCGGCCATTTTCTTCGCGAATATTACGGCAAGTGCGAGAACCCGCACGGCCACAACTATCGCGTGCTCGTGACGCTGGCCGGCGCAGAGCTGGAACCGAACGGCCTTCTGCTCGACTTCAAGATTTTGAAAGACATTCTGAGGCCCGTGGTGAACTACCTCGATCATCACATGATCAACGAGCTGCCGCCCTTCGACGTGGTGAACCCTTCCGCGGAAAATCTAGCGAAGTATTTCTTCGACGAGACGAACTTACGTTTGTCAGAGATCACAGGCGGTCGCGTGCGGGTGAAGCAGAGCACGATCTTCGAAACGGACACCAGCCAGGCGACGTACTACGAGTAG
- a CDS encoding Crp/Fnr family transcriptional regulator: protein MSSTTGNFLLDKLPQGARDRVIASASFLDLPQHTPLFRPEEPPEYIHFLTGGLTSVVVVMSDGGSAEVSMCGREGMVGVNALLGPSFMYAECFMQVTGQGYRIPLASARECFDALPEFRRLALGYVQEQVVVALQTVACNKLHDAQSRLARWMLMVSDRVESNTLALTQEFLAEMLGTQRSTVVLVAGQLQEKGAIAYSRGIVRILDRTLLTSLACECYAVSKRALDNLRR, encoded by the coding sequence ATGAGTTCGACGACTGGCAACTTCCTGCTTGACAAGCTGCCTCAGGGGGCTCGGGACCGGGTTATTGCGTCGGCCTCGTTCCTGGACCTGCCGCAACACACTCCGCTCTTCCGTCCCGAAGAACCTCCGGAGTACATCCACTTCCTGACGGGAGGGCTTACGTCCGTAGTAGTGGTGATGTCGGATGGCGGCTCTGCCGAAGTGAGCATGTGCGGCAGGGAAGGCATGGTTGGCGTGAATGCGCTGCTTGGGCCATCCTTCATGTACGCCGAATGCTTCATGCAGGTCACTGGGCAGGGCTATCGCATACCGCTGGCCTCCGCGCGCGAATGTTTCGATGCACTGCCGGAGTTTCGCCGTCTGGCGCTTGGTTATGTGCAGGAGCAGGTAGTGGTTGCGTTACAGACGGTCGCCTGCAACAAGCTGCACGACGCCCAATCACGGCTTGCTCGTTGGATGTTGATGGTCTCAGATCGCGTCGAGAGCAACACGCTGGCCCTGACGCAGGAGTTCCTGGCAGAGATGCTGGGAACCCAGCGCAGCACCGTCGTCCTGGTGGCAGGGCAACTACAGGAAAAAGGCGCCATCGCCTACAGTCGCGGAATTGTGCGCATTCTGGATCGGACGCTCCTGACATCTCTTGCATGCGAATGCTATGCCGTGTCGAAGCGCGCATTAGACAATCTTCGACGCTGA
- a CDS encoding Crp/Fnr family transcriptional regulator — translation MPAPTNLLVEALSPELRKQILGAARTIDLPQGTVLYTSGEPCHYAYFLTAGVASVVVSVSDGSSAEVGMIGAEGVAGAHALLGPRPPLAQCFMQVSGSGLRVTIAELRRLFLESEELRARILEALQLQMLMLDQIAGCNKLHQASERLARWLLTAADRVNSDTVSLTQEAISQMLGTRRTTVALVAGTLQRAGMIGYRRGLVKILDRQALTDAACDCYGITRKLIDNLYNQPFGQV, via the coding sequence ATGCCCGCGCCGACAAACCTTTTGGTCGAAGCACTTTCGCCCGAACTGCGGAAACAGATTCTCGGTGCTGCCCGGACCATCGACCTGCCGCAAGGCACGGTGCTGTACACCTCCGGGGAGCCATGTCACTACGCATATTTCCTGACGGCCGGTGTCGCCTCCGTGGTGGTGAGCGTCTCTGACGGCAGCTCTGCCGAGGTAGGCATGATCGGCGCCGAGGGTGTCGCCGGCGCACACGCGCTCCTGGGACCTCGACCGCCGCTTGCACAGTGCTTCATGCAGGTATCCGGTAGCGGATTGCGTGTGACCATTGCAGAACTCCGCAGGCTCTTTCTGGAATCTGAGGAACTGCGTGCCCGCATTCTGGAAGCGCTACAGTTGCAGATGCTCATGCTGGATCAGATTGCAGGCTGCAACAAGCTGCATCAGGCCTCGGAACGACTGGCCCGTTGGCTGCTGACCGCGGCGGACCGCGTCAACAGCGACACCGTCAGCCTGACCCAGGAAGCGATCTCGCAGATGCTGGGAACGCGCCGCACAACGGTTGCGCTGGTCGCCGGTACGCTGCAGCGTGCGGGCATGATCGGCTATCGACGCGGCCTGGTAAAAATCCTGGACCGGCAGGCGCTGACTGACGCCGCATGCGACTGCTATGGCATCACGCGCAAACTAATCGACAATCTGTACAACCAGCCTTTCGGCCAGGTCTAG
- a CDS encoding Crp/Fnr family transcriptional regulator produces MAATGNRLLDKLSEPVQKTILSSARPVDLPARVHLHRLHEVPTHIYFLLRGAVSLVVHMSEGGSAEVGMIGREGLVGGDALLGPAPSTVDTVVQIAGAGLRIPVKTMESLFLEHEELRGRVLEFQQAQINISGQISACNKLHEAEARLARWLLTAADRSGTEALGLTQEYLAQMLGSQRTTVALVAGVLQRAGLIDYRRGMVKITNREGLTAAACTCYAITRQITDRLYQ; encoded by the coding sequence TTGGCTGCCACAGGCAATCGTCTGCTCGATAAACTATCCGAACCTGTACAGAAGACGATTCTTTCATCTGCGCGACCCGTTGATCTACCCGCGCGTGTGCACCTACACCGCCTGCATGAAGTTCCCACTCACATTTACTTTCTTCTGCGCGGGGCTGTCTCACTCGTCGTTCATATGTCGGAGGGCGGTTCGGCCGAGGTTGGCATGATTGGCCGTGAGGGCCTGGTGGGCGGCGATGCTTTGCTGGGTCCCGCACCGAGCACGGTCGATACGGTGGTACAGATCGCCGGTGCCGGCCTGCGCATCCCCGTCAAGACCATGGAGTCGCTTTTTCTCGAACATGAAGAACTGCGCGGTCGCGTTCTGGAATTTCAGCAGGCGCAGATCAACATCTCCGGTCAGATCTCCGCCTGCAACAAGCTCCATGAGGCAGAGGCGCGCCTGGCACGGTGGCTGCTCACAGCGGCCGACCGGTCTGGCACTGAGGCTCTGGGCCTGACGCAGGAATACCTCGCGCAGATGCTCGGATCGCAGCGGACCACCGTCGCACTGGTTGCGGGTGTGCTGCAGCGGGCTGGCTTGATCGACTACAGGCGCGGCATGGTGAAGATCACAAATCGTGAAGGACTGACCGCGGCTGCCTGTACCTGCTATGCGATCACGCGTCAGATCACCGATCGTCTGTACCAATAA
- a CDS encoding metal-dependent hydrolase, protein MEPVTHLLTGACLSRAFGFPARARYATAACVIAAELPDADFVYRLGGPLVYFQHHRGWTHALWSLPLQAALLVGVFYGLHATRRTWKKRRSVEEPAPTRWLMLSGMALLALLSHLLLDWTNNYGIRPFAPFNPRWYAGELVYIVEPLLLLVLSLALLLPFLFSLVHREMGIRRPRYQGRALSAAALVMMVGLWGYRGSQRDDAATVVDAHEFRGGRIMRRSLNPYPIDPYRWHVVVETPENFQIGTVDTRQGLFETDPQQIYAKPQVTLATLAAKQSWLGEVYLDWSKFPLVVDEGTVGETHPELSPTPAEAALRNVVFSDLRFRYDVLGLRSSSNVLSAEAWVDANRRVQEAFLGGAEQVGAH, encoded by the coding sequence GTGGAACCAGTCACCCATCTGTTGACCGGCGCGTGCCTCTCGCGCGCATTCGGATTCCCGGCGCGGGCACGCTATGCAACGGCCGCGTGTGTCATCGCAGCGGAACTGCCTGACGCTGACTTCGTCTATCGCCTCGGTGGTCCGCTGGTCTATTTCCAGCATCATCGCGGCTGGACGCACGCTCTGTGGTCGCTGCCGCTGCAGGCGGCGCTGCTGGTAGGCGTCTTTTATGGTCTGCATGCGACGCGACGAACGTGGAAGAAGCGCCGTTCCGTAGAGGAGCCGGCGCCCACCCGATGGCTGATGCTCTCTGGCATGGCGCTGTTAGCCCTGTTGAGCCATCTGCTGCTGGACTGGACGAACAACTATGGCATTCGACCGTTTGCGCCGTTCAATCCTCGCTGGTACGCGGGGGAACTGGTGTACATCGTGGAGCCCCTGCTCCTGCTAGTGCTTTCCCTGGCACTGTTGCTGCCATTCCTGTTTTCGCTGGTACATCGCGAGATGGGGATTCGCCGGCCGCGCTACCAGGGCAGGGCGCTGTCGGCCGCTGCGCTGGTGATGATGGTGGGGTTGTGGGGCTACCGCGGCTCTCAACGTGACGATGCAGCTACCGTGGTCGACGCGCACGAGTTTCGTGGAGGCCGGATTATGCGGCGTTCGCTGAACCCATATCCTATCGACCCATACCGCTGGCACGTTGTGGTGGAGACACCCGAGAACTTTCAGATCGGAACCGTTGACACACGCCAGGGCCTTTTCGAGACCGATCCCCAGCAGATCTATGCCAAGCCGCAGGTCACGCTGGCGACGTTAGCCGCGAAGCAGAGTTGGCTGGGCGAGGTTTACCTTGACTGGTCGAAGTTTCCGCTGGTGGTGGACGAGGGAACGGTGGGCGAGACGCATCCTGAGCTTTCGCCAACGCCAGCGGAGGCAGCGCTGCGGAATGTCGTATTCAGCGACCTGCGTTTCCGTTATGACGTCCTGGGCTTGCGTTCCAGTAGTAATGTGCTCTCTGCGGAAGCATGGGTGGATGCCAACCGGCGTGTCCAGGAGGCTTTTCTCGGCGGGGCGGAGCAGGTCGGCGCTCACTAG
- a CDS encoding MarR family winged helix-turn-helix transcriptional regulator: MATRTRTSAAQPAATPASDELPRELMRAMDGMFLRMLKQTNVQEMSRMNTSPHESRSLGILLREGPLLMSELAKSMEIPLSSATNLVNRLVEKGHVARERSDEDRRIVRVTVTASGRRLMAKLEQFRLEASRHALTRLDTAEQRTLIALLRKTAE, encoded by the coding sequence ATGGCTACACGAACCAGGACGTCCGCCGCCCAGCCAGCGGCGACACCCGCTAGCGACGAATTGCCGCGCGAACTGATGCGCGCCATGGACGGCATGTTCCTCCGCATGCTGAAACAGACCAACGTGCAGGAGATGTCGCGCATGAACACGTCTCCCCACGAGAGCCGATCGCTGGGGATACTGCTGCGCGAAGGGCCGCTGCTGATGAGCGAACTCGCCAAGAGCATGGAGATCCCGCTCAGCTCTGCCACGAATCTGGTCAACCGGCTGGTGGAAAAAGGTCATGTCGCCCGGGAACGATCCGACGAAGACCGCCGGATCGTCCGCGTGACGGTAACGGCCAGCGGTCGACGCTTGATGGCGAAGCTGGAGCAGTTCCGTCTGGAGGCAAGCAGGCATGCGCTGACACGACTCGATACTGCGGAACAACGCACGCTCATCGCTCTGCTGCGCAAGACCGCAGAGTAG
- a CDS encoding SDR family oxidoreductase, whose amino-acid sequence MAETTPALETPLAKHDASHTPKRYLVLGATSGIAEATCRMWAAQGANIFLVGRSESKLNAMAGDLRVRGAAFVDIAVADLDRLEDHASLMAHAITQLGGLDVAYLAFGILGDQPQAEMDAAHAEQILHTNLTAPVSMLTWLANFCVKQGRGTLAVLSSVAGDRGRKSNYVYGASKAGLTAFVDGLRNRVDREGVAVLTIKPGPVKTAMTASMKGNEKFADVNAVAKSIADAIAKGEGGVMYVPAKWRPIMAVVRAIPDSMFKKLNL is encoded by the coding sequence ATGGCTGAGACGACACCTGCACTGGAAACACCGCTGGCAAAGCATGATGCATCGCACACTCCGAAGCGCTACCTGGTGCTGGGCGCTACCTCCGGCATTGCGGAGGCTACCTGCCGCATGTGGGCGGCACAGGGCGCGAACATCTTCCTGGTGGGTCGGTCTGAGAGCAAGTTGAACGCCATGGCCGGTGACCTGCGCGTGCGCGGCGCGGCCTTTGTGGACATTGCCGTGGCGGATCTGGACAGGCTTGAAGACCATGCCAGCCTGATGGCCCATGCCATCACACAGCTCGGCGGCCTCGACGTGGCGTACCTCGCCTTCGGCATCCTCGGCGATCAGCCTCAGGCAGAGATGGATGCCGCACACGCAGAACAGATTCTGCACACCAACCTGACCGCGCCCGTCAGCATGCTCACCTGGCTAGCGAACTTCTGCGTGAAGCAGGGACGTGGGACGCTTGCCGTACTGTCCTCCGTCGCCGGGGATCGCGGTCGCAAAAGCAACTATGTCTATGGAGCGTCGAAGGCCGGCCTGACCGCTTTCGTCGACGGCCTGCGCAATCGCGTGGACCGCGAAGGCGTTGCTGTGCTGACGATCAAGCCCGGTCCAGTAAAGACCGCGATGACTGCCAGCATGAAGGGCAATGAAAAGTTTGCAGATGTGAATGCGGTCGCGAAATCCATTGCGGATGCCATCGCCAAGGGCGAAGGCGGCGTGATGTACGTGCCGGCCAAGTGGCGTCCCATCATGGCTGTCGTCCGAGCGATCCCGGACTCGATGTTCAAGAAGCTCAATCTCTGA
- a CDS encoding RNA polymerase sigma factor: protein MHTPSLSFFSAAAPMGSDVSDRQRIARGLKLRDAGLLEELIAQYQHRLMRYLTAMTGRPELAEDIFQETWIRVLERGQQYDDRGSFDAWLFTIARNRALDYFRRRSLLSLDGLMQPEDGSAPFDVVAKSPSPLEQIGVLERAAALADAMAKLNPIHREVLVLHFYEDLTMREIAEVTGIRMPTVKSRLYRAIRFFEGFLRSTGPFFTDSDGWSIAGALPAA, encoded by the coding sequence ATGCACACACCATCGCTTTCGTTCTTTTCGGCTGCAGCTCCCATGGGGTCTGACGTGTCAGACCGTCAGCGCATCGCCCGAGGTCTGAAGCTTCGAGATGCCGGACTGCTGGAGGAACTGATTGCGCAGTATCAGCATCGGCTGATGCGCTACCTGACTGCGATGACCGGCCGGCCGGAACTGGCGGAGGACATCTTCCAAGAGACGTGGATACGTGTGCTGGAACGCGGGCAACAGTACGACGATCGCGGCAGCTTCGACGCGTGGTTATTCACCATTGCCCGCAATCGAGCGCTGGACTACTTCCGTCGCCGCTCGTTGCTGTCACTGGACGGCCTGATGCAGCCGGAAGACGGCTCGGCACCGTTTGACGTGGTTGCGAAGTCGCCCTCGCCACTGGAGCAGATCGGCGTGTTGGAGCGGGCGGCGGCGTTGGCCGATGCCATGGCGAAGCTCAATCCCATCCACCGCGAGGTTCTGGTGCTGCACTTCTACGAAGATCTGACCATGCGAGAGATTGCGGAAGTCACGGGTATCCGCATGCCCACGGTGAAGTCCCGCTTGTATCGAGCCATCCGTTTTTTTGAGGGATTTTTGCGGTCAACCGGTCCGTTCTTCACGGATAGTGACGGCTGGAGCATCGCGGGCGCTCTTCCCGCAGCCTGA
- a CDS encoding peroxiredoxin, translating to MQIGDQVDFELQNQNGETVSLAQFRGSPVVLFFYPRADTPGCTVEACEFRDLYSDLKAEGAVLLGISRDAVKAQKKFADKFSLPYTLLADPDLKVCKQFDLVREGSMYGKPVTKIERSTFVFDRAGKLEAEFRKVKPEGHAAEMLALVKGVS from the coding sequence ATGCAGATTGGTGACCAGGTCGACTTCGAACTCCAGAACCAGAACGGCGAGACGGTCTCGCTTGCGCAATTCCGCGGATCGCCCGTTGTGTTGTTCTTCTACCCGCGCGCGGATACGCCCGGGTGCACCGTGGAGGCCTGCGAGTTTCGCGATCTCTATAGTGATCTCAAGGCTGAAGGCGCAGTCCTGCTCGGCATCTCGCGCGATGCGGTGAAGGCGCAGAAGAAGTTCGCGGATAAATTTTCGCTGCCCTACACGCTGCTGGCCGACCCTGATCTGAAGGTCTGCAAGCAGTTCGACCTGGTCCGCGAGGGCAGCATGTACGGCAAGCCCGTCACCAAGATCGAGCGGTCCACGTTTGTCTTCGATCGTGCGGGAAAGCTGGAAGCCGAGTTCCGCAAGGTGAAGCCGGAAGGCCACGCGGCAGAGATGCTCGCATTGGTAAAGGGCGTCAGCTAA